One genomic segment of Rivularia sp. PCC 7116 includes these proteins:
- a CDS encoding outer membrane beta-barrel protein, producing the protein MRQFFKSVAKISTASSIACAVTFASALSASAQSEQGLDGHYVGGSFQTGSGITSLGIYGRYDFPKLPVSVRGSIAVIDNDNDTETFFQPAVTYDLPIGDKANAYAGAGLAFGSGDSTAFLNAGAETEIATNVVAFGDLIIPLDDDADTGFGIGLGYRF; encoded by the coding sequence ATGCGTCAGTTTTTTAAGTCTGTTGCAAAAATTTCTACTGCCTCCTCCATTGCTTGCGCTGTAACTTTTGCATCTGCATTATCTGCTAGCGCCCAATCTGAACAGGGCTTGGACGGACATTACGTTGGTGGTAGTTTCCAGACTGGAAGCGGAATAACTAGCCTTGGCATTTACGGAAGATACGATTTTCCTAAATTACCAGTTTCCGTGCGAGGCAGCATAGCTGTGATAGATAATGATAACGATACAGAAACATTTTTTCAGCCAGCTGTTACATACGATCTACCTATCGGCGACAAAGCAAATGCTTACGCTGGTGCTGGTTTAGCTTTTGGTAGCGGTGATTCTACTGCGTTTTTGAATGCAGGTGCAGAAACTGAAATCGCTACTAATGTAGTAGCTTTCGGCGATTTAATCATTCCTTTAGATGATGATGCTGATACAGGTTTCGGGATTGGACTTGGGTACCGTTTCTAA
- a CDS encoding prohibitin family protein: protein MKNQQLGGLQSAIAGVLVSLLVIFSLNAFVIINPGQAGVLSILGKAQDGALLEGIHFKPPIVSNVDIYDVTVQKYEIPAQSSTKDLQELTAKFAINFRIDSTEVVEIRRKQGSLENIVSKIIAPQTQESFKIAAARRTVEEAITKRKELKTDFDNALGERLEKYGVIILDTSVIDLTFSPEFAKAVEEKQIAEQRSQRAVYIAAEAEQEAFAEINRAKGKAEAQKLLAETLKAQGGQLVLQKEAIEAWKKGGSQMPRVLVMGNESNNSVPFLFNLSNIQD, encoded by the coding sequence TTGAAAAATCAACAATTAGGTGGATTGCAGTCAGCAATTGCAGGTGTTTTGGTTTCACTACTTGTTATTTTTAGCCTGAATGCATTTGTAATTATTAATCCCGGTCAAGCCGGAGTTTTGAGTATATTAGGTAAAGCACAAGATGGCGCTTTGCTAGAAGGAATTCACTTCAAACCCCCCATAGTTTCTAATGTCGATATATATGATGTAACAGTGCAGAAATATGAAATACCTGCTCAAAGTTCTACTAAAGATTTGCAAGAATTAACTGCAAAATTTGCCATCAACTTTCGGATAGATTCGACTGAAGTTGTGGAAATTAGAAGAAAGCAGGGGAGTTTAGAAAATATTGTCTCCAAAATTATTGCACCGCAAACTCAGGAATCCTTTAAAATTGCCGCAGCCAGAAGAACTGTAGAAGAAGCAATTACCAAAAGGAAAGAATTAAAAACTGATTTTGATAACGCATTAGGAGAGCGTTTGGAGAAATATGGAGTTATCATTCTAGATACTAGCGTTATTGACTTAACCTTCTCTCCCGAATTTGCTAAAGCTGTAGAAGAAAAGCAAATTGCCGAACAACGTTCGCAAAGAGCGGTTTATATTGCAGCAGAAGCAGAGCAAGAAGCATTCGCGGAGATTAACCGTGCTAAAGGTAAAGCAGAAGCTCAAAAACTTTTGGCTGAAACCTTGAAAGCACAAGGTGGACAGTTAGTACTGCAAAAAGAAGCTATTGAAGCCTGGAAGAAAGGTGGCTCTCAAATGCCCAGAGTTTTAGTCATGGGCAATGAGTCAAATAATAGCGTCCCATTTTTATTTAATTTGAGTAACATACAGGATTAA
- a CDS encoding ABC-F family ATP-binding cassette domain-containing protein, translated as MGVITLQSVKKDFGIKEILKDASFSLNADEKVGLIGTNGSGKSTLLKMIAGMEPIDGGEIIVNPGAKVIYLPQQPDLDESLTVLEQIFADSSEQMNLVREYEEISDKLAKNHEDSQLLSRLGEVTQRMDIIGAWEVETNAKIILSQLGITDFDAKIGTLSGGYRKRIALATALLSEPDLLLMDEPTNHLDADSVEWLQSYLNRRNGALLLITHDRYFLDKVTNRIIEIDRGDFYTYSGNYSYYLQKKAEAEDSAASTQRKFKGVLRRELEWLKKGPKARSTKQKARIDRIREMQGTEFKQAQGKVDISTASRRIGKKVIEVNNVSKSYGERTLFKDFTYEFSPEDRVGIIGENGAGKSTLINIITGREQPDTGEVDIGSTVYIGYFDQHSEELIGASNDSQRVIDYIKQEGAEFIETADGTRISASQMLERFLFPPNQQYAPINKLSGGEKRRLFLLRILMSAPNVLILDEPTNDLDVQTLAVLEDYLEDFKGCVIVVSHDRYFLDRTIDRIFAFEDTKIREFPGNYSVYLDFKRAEEAKEKQLQAELEKSKQKVETQKVETQVKKEDNKKKRRLSNWERKEFEQLEGKIAQLEDEKTETEMALTKAAGDYSQVQELYEKVEKLKEEIEQSTERWMELAEIDG; from the coding sequence ATGGGTGTTATTACGCTACAATCTGTCAAAAAAGATTTTGGCATCAAAGAAATTCTTAAAGATGCTTCTTTTAGTTTGAATGCTGACGAGAAGGTTGGTTTAATTGGTACTAATGGTTCCGGTAAATCTACGCTATTAAAAATGATTGCCGGAATGGAGCCGATTGACGGCGGTGAAATTATTGTAAATCCTGGTGCTAAGGTTATATATTTACCCCAACAGCCGGATTTAGATGAAAGCCTTACTGTTTTAGAACAAATATTTGCCGATAGTAGCGAGCAAATGAACTTAGTGCGCGAATATGAAGAAATTTCGGATAAATTAGCTAAAAATCACGAAGATAGCCAACTTTTATCGCGTTTGGGTGAAGTAACGCAGCGAATGGATATTATTGGCGCTTGGGAAGTAGAAACCAACGCTAAAATTATTCTTTCGCAGTTAGGAATTACGGATTTTGATGCTAAAATTGGTACTTTATCTGGCGGTTATCGCAAGCGGATTGCTTTAGCAACTGCTTTATTATCCGAGCCAGATTTATTATTGATGGACGAGCCGACAAACCATTTAGATGCTGATTCGGTAGAGTGGTTGCAAAGTTATTTGAATCGCAGAAATGGCGCTCTTTTACTAATAACTCACGATAGATATTTTTTAGATAAAGTTACGAATCGCATTATTGAAATTGATCGCGGTGATTTTTATACCTACTCTGGGAACTATTCCTATTACTTACAGAAAAAAGCTGAAGCCGAAGATTCTGCCGCAAGCACTCAACGCAAATTTAAAGGAGTATTGCGACGGGAATTAGAATGGTTAAAAAAAGGTCCAAAAGCTAGAAGTACCAAGCAAAAAGCGAGAATAGATAGAATTCGAGAAATGCAGGGTACCGAGTTTAAACAAGCTCAAGGAAAAGTCGATATTTCTACAGCTAGTCGTCGTATTGGTAAGAAAGTTATTGAAGTTAATAATGTCTCGAAATCTTACGGAGAACGAACTTTATTTAAAGATTTTACCTACGAATTTAGCCCGGAAGATAGAGTCGGAATCATCGGTGAAAACGGTGCGGGAAAATCTACTTTAATCAATATTATTACTGGAAGAGAGCAACCGGATACTGGCGAAGTTGATATTGGCTCCACCGTTTATATTGGTTATTTCGATCAGCATTCGGAAGAATTAATTGGTGCTTCCAACGATTCGCAGCGAGTGATTGATTATATCAAGCAAGAAGGCGCAGAATTTATCGAAACTGCCGATGGAACGAGAATTAGTGCTTCTCAAATGTTGGAAAGGTTTTTGTTTCCACCCAATCAGCAGTATGCGCCGATAAATAAACTTTCCGGTGGTGAAAAACGGCGTTTATTCTTGTTACGAATTTTAATGAGTGCGCCAAATGTTTTAATACTAGACGAACCGACAAACGATTTAGATGTACAAACTTTAGCGGTATTAGAAGATTATTTAGAAGACTTCAAAGGTTGCGTAATAGTAGTATCTCACGACCGCTACTTTTTAGATCGTACCATTGATAGAATTTTTGCTTTTGAAGATACAAAAATTCGGGAATTTCCCGGTAATTATTCGGTTTATCTGGATTTTAAGAGAGCAGAAGAAGCAAAAGAAAAACAATTACAAGCGGAACTAGAAAAAAGCAAACAAAAGGTAGAGACGCAGAAAGTAGAAACTCAAGTTAAGAAAGAAGATAATAAAAAGAAGCGTCGTTTATCAAATTGGGAAAGAAAAGAATTCGAGCAGCTAGAAGGGAAGATTGCTCAATTAGAAGACGAGAAGACGGAAACGGAAATGGCTTTAACTAAAGCTGCTGGGGATTATTCTCAAGTGCAGGAACTTTATGAAAAGGTGGAGAAGTTGAAGGAAGAAATTGAACAATCTACAGAAAGGTGGATGGAATTGGCTGAAATTGATGGGTGA
- a CDS encoding ABC transporter ATP-binding protein, translated as MAQVLKSNRLQKQRQDSAHPLKRLLDYGHDYRQKIWLAVVCSILNRLFDLAPPVLIGFAVDVVVKQQDSIIASWGITDIFWQFLILSLLTVVIWVLESVFEYALETLWRNLAQTIQHDLRLDAYKHLQNLELAYFEERSTGGLMSILSDDINQLERFLDVGANDILQTATTIIILGGAFLILAPNVAWMTMLPIPFILWGTFAYQDLLEPRYADVREKLSFLNSRLSNNLGGITTIKSFTAEEYESKRLESESDAYRRSNSKAIKLSAAFVPLIRMLILIGFTALLLFGGMSAVNGNMSVGTYSVLVFLTQRLLWPLTRLGQTFDLYQRAMASTIRVLNLLDTPITINPGNIDLPVEKVRGEIKFNNITFAYKDRQPVIKNLSLEVPAGKTIAIVGSTGSGKSTLVKLLLRFYEVTAGNITVDNIDLQNINLQDLRRCIGLVSQDVFLFHGTVADNIAYGSFNANDKEIMNAAKVAEAHEFIMQLPQGYETIVGERGQKLSGGQRQRIAIARAILKNPPILILDEATSAVDNETEAAIARSLERITVDRTTIAIAHRLSTIRNSDCIYVVEYGEIVESGTHEELLEHKGIYASLWRVQSGLRTVSS; from the coding sequence GTGGCTCAAGTACTTAAATCCAATCGGTTGCAAAAACAGCGTCAGGATTCAGCGCATCCTTTGAAACGCTTGCTTGACTACGGACATGATTATCGCCAAAAAATCTGGTTGGCAGTAGTTTGTTCTATTCTTAATCGGCTATTTGACTTGGCACCTCCAGTCTTGATTGGCTTTGCCGTTGATGTTGTTGTCAAGCAGCAAGATTCTATCATTGCTAGTTGGGGAATCACAGATATTTTTTGGCAATTTTTAATACTTTCTTTGTTAACGGTTGTAATTTGGGTATTAGAATCGGTTTTTGAGTATGCTCTGGAAACTCTATGGCGTAATTTAGCGCAAACGATTCAACACGATTTGCGCTTGGATGCCTACAAACATTTACAAAATTTAGAATTAGCCTACTTTGAAGAACGCAGCACTGGCGGTTTGATGTCTATTCTCAGCGATGATATCAACCAGCTAGAGCGCTTTTTGGATGTGGGCGCTAACGATATATTGCAAACTGCCACAACTATTATTATTCTCGGCGGTGCTTTCTTAATTTTAGCTCCTAATGTGGCATGGATGACCATGTTGCCGATTCCGTTCATTCTTTGGGGCACTTTCGCTTATCAAGATTTGCTCGAACCTCGTTATGCTGATGTTCGCGAAAAACTGAGCTTTCTAAATTCTCGTTTATCTAATAATTTAGGCGGTATTACTACTATTAAAAGCTTTACTGCCGAAGAATATGAAAGCAAGCGTTTAGAATCGGAAAGTGATGCTTACCGCCGCAGTAACAGTAAAGCAATTAAACTTTCTGCTGCTTTTGTACCCTTGATTAGAATGTTAATTTTAATCGGGTTCACGGCACTGTTATTATTCGGCGGCATGTCAGCAGTTAACGGTAATATGTCTGTAGGAACTTACAGCGTTTTAGTGTTTTTAACTCAAAGATTACTTTGGCCTTTAACTAGATTAGGACAAACCTTCGATCTATATCAACGAGCGATGGCTTCCACAATTCGGGTGCTGAATTTGCTGGATACTCCCATCACGATTAATCCCGGCAATATTGATTTACCCGTAGAAAAAGTACGCGGCGAAATCAAGTTTAATAACATTACTTTTGCTTACAAAGATAGACAGCCAGTAATTAAAAATTTGTCCTTAGAGGTACCCGCAGGAAAAACTATTGCTATTGTCGGCTCCACGGGTTCGGGAAAAAGTACTTTAGTTAAATTATTGCTGCGATTTTACGAAGTAACTGCTGGCAATATTACTGTTGATAATATTGATTTACAAAATATAAATCTTCAAGATTTACGTCGCTGTATCGGTTTAGTTAGTCAAGATGTATTTTTATTTCATGGTACGGTAGCAGATAATATCGCTTACGGAAGCTTCAACGCCAACGATAAAGAAATCATGAATGCTGCCAAAGTCGCAGAAGCCCATGAATTTATCATGCAGCTACCCCAAGGCTACGAGACAATAGTCGGCGAGCGCGGACAAAAATTATCCGGCGGGCAAAGACAAAGAATAGCCATCGCCAGAGCAATATTGAAAAATCCGCCAATTTTGATATTAGACGAAGCAACATCAGCAGTTGACAACGAAACAGAAGCAGCGATCGCCCGCTCTTTAGAACGAATTACCGTAGATAGAACAACCATCGCCATAGCCCACCGTCTTTCCACCATTCGTAATTCAGACTGCATATATGTGGTTGAATACGGCGAAATTGTAGAATCGGGCACTCACGAAGAATTATTAGAACACAAGGGAATCTACGCAAGTCTGTGGCGAGTACAGTCGGGGCTCAGAACAGTCAGCAGTTAA
- a CDS encoding rhodanese-like domain-containing protein yields the protein MANPIENIIPNQPPVDKKKSDVQLLKSRLEWGEPAFTIIDVRDRQTYNEGHIMGALPMTMDGLGDAAAKSLSRSRDIYIYGGSDSETTQAAQALRNAGFQNVSELKGGLAAWKAIGGPTEGIVESMTPAGEDDYNVVDRMKDQAANMDK from the coding sequence ATGGCTAATCCAATCGAAAATATCATTCCCAACCAACCACCTGTAGACAAGAAGAAATCCGATGTCCAGCTGCTGAAGTCTCGCTTAGAGTGGGGTGAGCCTGCATTTACCATCATCGACGTGCGCGATCGCCAAACTTACAATGAAGGGCACATCATGGGTGCTTTACCTATGACAATGGATGGTTTAGGAGATGCAGCAGCGAAAAGTTTGTCTAGAAGCCGCGATATATACATTTACGGCGGTAGCGATTCTGAAACAACACAAGCAGCACAAGCTCTAAGAAACGCTGGTTTTCAAAATGTATCAGAGCTTAAAGGTGGACTTGCTGCATGGAAAGCAATTGGTGGTCCGACTGAAGGTATTGTAGAATCAATGACACCTGCTGGGGAAGATGACTATAACGTTGTTGATAGAATGAAAGATCAAGCAGCAAATATGGACAAATAA
- a CDS encoding DUF1822 family protein: MNSAQPNYLQVSLGKDAHQKAEEFAAEQDSVEKGKQVYLNTLAVYAVNNYLKWLKVETALHQSDSWDWRIRTFFDVADLMLENVGKIECRPLLPGMDAVVLPQEVTKERIGYVGIRFSERLDFVEILGFAPARAIVGHSEVIAINKLQSFDVLIDIINQRKSLVNLCQWFEGIFDRGWQSPELVFAGDFRSSKLRHRYRSAATVTREDKDYVTNSISRAKVVDVGRQIILLIELTPTNSEVFDIRLRVYPAEDTVHLPSGLQLSIFDESGNACMQAQSEAADDWMQLEFGCQHEEKFSVELKLGKACITEEFVV; the protein is encoded by the coding sequence ATGAACAGCGCGCAACCGAATTATTTACAAGTTTCTTTGGGGAAAGATGCTCATCAAAAAGCTGAAGAATTTGCAGCAGAGCAGGATTCTGTAGAGAAGGGCAAACAAGTTTATTTAAATACTCTAGCAGTTTACGCCGTTAATAATTATTTAAAATGGCTGAAGGTTGAAACGGCTTTGCATCAAAGCGATAGCTGGGATTGGCGAATTAGGACATTTTTTGATGTAGCAGATTTAATGTTGGAAAATGTTGGCAAAATAGAATGTCGTCCCCTGTTGCCCGGTATGGATGCTGTGGTTTTGCCCCAAGAAGTAACCAAAGAGCGAATTGGTTATGTTGGAATACGGTTTTCAGAGCGGTTGGATTTTGTTGAAATATTAGGTTTTGCCCCAGCCAGAGCAATAGTTGGGCATTCAGAAGTAATTGCAATAAATAAATTGCAATCCTTTGATGTTTTGATTGACATCATAAATCAGCGCAAAAGTTTAGTAAATTTATGCCAGTGGTTTGAAGGAATATTTGATCGAGGTTGGCAATCTCCCGAATTAGTTTTTGCCGGTGATTTTAGAAGTTCAAAACTGCGCCATCGATACAGAAGCGCTGCGACTGTCACCCGTGAGGATAAAGACTATGTAACAAATTCTATTAGCCGCGCCAAAGTAGTTGATGTTGGTAGGCAGATAATATTGTTAATAGAATTAACGCCAACAAATAGCGAAGTGTTTGATATCAGGTTGCGAGTTTACCCCGCTGAAGATACGGTTCATTTACCCAGCGGTTTGCAGCTGAGTATTTTTGATGAATCTGGCAATGCTTGTATGCAAGCTCAATCAGAAGCTGCTGATGATTGGATGCAGTTAGAGTTTGGTTGCCAGCATGAAGAAAAATTCAGCGTAGAATTGAAGTTAGGAAAAGCTTGTATTACTGAAGAGTTTGTTGTTTAA
- a CDS encoding response regulator transcription factor has product MSLNLQTTKSPTILLIDSYEIFLNGTLEILSSFYPDAQIYTAITVEQALHQIALVKPDLVITDIYVARDIGDAIKINSGMQLIKELLRKCPDSNILVQSSYINSLVRIKAEIDKHPSGFVVADKSLSSQETLNRVRWTLQGWTHTKDIRAINSGLELKPEWLRLLNLAFEEGLQDKAIAAHICVSERMVRHYWFKLQEVLNINVDELKHQGKNLRVITHLRAREEGLID; this is encoded by the coding sequence ATGAGCCTAAATTTACAAACAACAAAATCACCAACTATTTTGTTAATTGATAGTTACGAAATATTTCTGAATGGAACATTAGAAATTTTAAGTTCTTTTTACCCTGATGCTCAAATTTATACCGCAATAACTGTAGAACAAGCTTTGCATCAAATTGCACTAGTCAAGCCAGATTTGGTTATTACCGATATTTACGTTGCACGGGATATTGGGGATGCAATTAAAATTAATAGCGGAATGCAGTTAATTAAAGAATTATTAAGAAAATGTCCCGATAGTAATATTCTCGTACAAAGTAGTTACATCAATAGTTTGGTGCGAATTAAAGCGGAAATTGATAAACATCCATCGGGTTTCGTAGTCGCGGATAAATCTCTTTCTAGTCAAGAAACATTAAATAGGGTTCGATGGACTCTACAAGGATGGACTCACACCAAGGATATTAGAGCAATTAACTCTGGATTGGAACTAAAACCAGAGTGGTTGAGACTGCTTAATCTAGCATTTGAAGAAGGATTGCAAGATAAAGCAATTGCTGCACATATCTGTGTTTCGGAGCGAATGGTACGTCATTATTGGTTTAAGTTACAAGAAGTTTTGAATATTAATGTTGACGAATTAAAGCATCAAGGGAAAAATCTTCGGGTTATTACTCATCTTAGAGCTAGAGAAGAAGGCTTAATTGATTAA
- a CDS encoding leucine-rich repeat domain-containing protein, protein MPNYNQINWNEIQKQIKDAKEEYWGCFNLSNYGLTEIPKEIFEIDSLCELDLSYNLFQYIPTDISQLTNLSYLVLDNNKIETLPEELTQLVNLYELYLEDNELVSIPSVIFQITSLTGLVLSFNQIDKLPASISQLKNLESLDLRGNQLTEIPDQLFELTSLKYLFLEGNQLQQISSSICKLTNLEKLTLFDNPIKEIPDCISKITDLDKSFLN, encoded by the coding sequence ATGCCTAATTATAATCAAATCAACTGGAATGAAATTCAAAAACAAATAAAAGACGCAAAAGAAGAATATTGGGGTTGTTTTAATTTAAGTAACTATGGTTTAACGGAAATACCAAAGGAAATTTTTGAAATAGATTCTTTGTGTGAATTGGATTTAAGCTATAACCTTTTTCAATATATTCCCACAGATATATCTCAACTAACGAATTTAAGCTATTTGGTTTTAGACAATAATAAAATAGAAACTCTTCCCGAAGAATTGACTCAACTGGTAAATCTCTACGAACTGTATTTAGAAGATAATGAATTAGTATCTATCCCTTCAGTTATTTTCCAAATTACAAGCTTAACCGGCTTGGTTTTAAGTTTTAATCAGATAGATAAGCTTCCAGCAAGTATATCTCAACTAAAAAATCTGGAATCACTTGATTTGAGAGGAAATCAATTAACAGAGATACCAGATCAACTTTTTGAACTAACTAGTTTAAAATATCTTTTTTTAGAAGGTAATCAATTACAGCAAATTTCGAGTTCAATTTGTAAGCTAACTAATTTAGAAAAACTTACTTTATTTGATAATCCAATCAAGGAAATACCCGATTGTATCTCTAAGATAACTGATTTAGATAAATCGTTTCTTAACTAA
- a CDS encoding substrate-binding domain-containing protein, whose translation MAIVKLKIRESKEGFQVDLTARELYIEAEGYLPPLPPKLETSFNNWQLAYREIDAVRSVFTSTQVRLTPKNITKYSSAEYTTSVKDSLNQWLNCGDSKWLPVRDRLIAIAQQLHHKNEEIRVIIDAKDVKLRRLPWQEWNLFEEHYPQVEIALSAAKNTLKQTKYTIPQSSKIRVLVAVGRSDGINTQEDLEVIKDLEQHGAEVVCLMQPNRKELCEALWDEQGYHIFIFTGHSGSQENGHIGWIELNDTDRLSIEEFKEALKQAINKGLQLAIFNSCDGLGLASQLAHLHLSRCIVMREPVPDRVAVEFLKYFFKEFTRNQSLSTALNKARKQLEHFNLDYPGAVWLPTICIAPNVRSLTWKSLNPENVAPVEVSHKLEKPLPKDKPNIKVLIFICLFVSSIAGILAWNWFSKPQPIQPIAKIPTEKPFAQFASVNVPSAKFNYGGSTTWAPITKLLNKKINRVHPQFQLEYKRRQQEEPGSGTGIQMLLNKELDFSLSSRNLTTSELEDAKKLGINLQKIPIAVDAIAVAINHSINIDELTLKELEKIYTGRIRNWQELGGPNLAIKPYSRSKEVGGTVEFFYRNVLRGEKFSNSLEIVRDTTQGIRKVSQNPAGIYYGSASEIVNQCRVKTVKLGNTKDNMVAPYKQPLILPPDCEQKPNQVDIDKLSSNDEYPITRRLYVIYKHSSINPDPDLTEDFKIVKAAKAVEAYTKLLKTDEGKQLIKEAGFLPVN comes from the coding sequence ATGGCAATTGTTAAACTGAAAATCAGGGAAAGTAAAGAAGGATTTCAGGTAGATTTAACCGCCAGAGAATTATATATTGAAGCTGAAGGTTATCTACCTCCTCTACCACCAAAATTAGAAACATCTTTTAATAACTGGCAGCTAGCTTATCGTGAAATTGATGCAGTGCGCTCGGTTTTTACTTCTACTCAAGTTCGTCTGACTCCCAAGAACATTACTAAGTATTCCAGTGCCGAATATACAACCTCGGTAAAAGACAGTTTAAATCAATGGCTTAATTGCGGCGATTCCAAATGGCTGCCCGTGCGGGATCGATTAATTGCGATCGCGCAGCAGTTGCATCATAAAAATGAGGAGATTCGCGTCATTATAGATGCAAAAGATGTTAAATTACGTCGTCTACCTTGGCAAGAATGGAATTTATTTGAAGAACATTATCCCCAAGTAGAAATTGCTTTAAGCGCGGCGAAGAATACACTTAAGCAAACAAAATACACAATTCCTCAAAGCTCAAAAATTAGAGTTTTGGTTGCTGTCGGTAGAAGCGACGGTATTAATACTCAAGAAGATTTAGAAGTAATTAAAGATTTAGAACAACATGGCGCAGAAGTTGTCTGTTTAATGCAACCTAATCGTAAAGAATTATGTGAAGCTTTATGGGACGAGCAGGGATATCATATTTTTATATTTACAGGGCATAGCGGCAGTCAAGAAAACGGGCATATCGGCTGGATTGAACTCAACGATACAGATCGTTTAAGTATTGAAGAATTCAAAGAAGCTTTGAAACAAGCCATAAATAAAGGATTGCAGTTAGCGATATTTAACTCCTGCGATGGTTTGGGGTTGGCTTCGCAACTAGCGCATCTACATTTATCTCGCTGTATTGTGATGAGGGAACCAGTACCAGATAGAGTTGCTGTAGAATTTTTAAAATACTTTTTTAAAGAATTTACTCGCAATCAATCGCTTTCCACAGCTTTAAATAAAGCCCGCAAGCAATTGGAACATTTCAATTTAGATTATCCTGGTGCAGTTTGGCTGCCAACAATTTGTATTGCACCTAATGTTAGATCGTTAACTTGGAAATCGCTGAATCCAGAAAATGTTGCTCCCGTAGAAGTTTCTCATAAATTAGAGAAGCCATTACCAAAAGATAAGCCAAATATTAAAGTACTAATATTCATTTGTTTATTTGTCAGCAGTATCGCCGGTATTTTAGCTTGGAATTGGTTTTCTAAGCCGCAACCCATACAACCAATAGCTAAAATTCCGACAGAAAAACCATTCGCTCAATTTGCTTCGGTAAACGTTCCTTCGGCGAAATTTAACTATGGTGGCAGCACTACCTGGGCACCTATTACTAAGTTATTGAACAAAAAAATAAATCGAGTTCATCCTCAATTTCAACTCGAATATAAACGGCGGCAACAAGAAGAACCCGGTAGTGGTACCGGCATTCAAATGCTTTTAAATAAGGAACTAGATTTTTCACTGTCTTCCCGTAATTTAACAACTAGCGAACTAGAAGATGCCAAAAAACTAGGCATTAATTTGCAAAAAATTCCCATAGCTGTTGATGCAATTGCAGTGGCTATCAACCATAGTATAAATATTGATGAATTGACTTTAAAAGAGCTTGAAAAAATTTATACAGGTAGAATTCGTAATTGGCAAGAATTAGGTGGTCCAAATTTAGCAATAAAACCCTATTCTAGAAGTAAAGAAGTAGGAGGTACCGTAGAGTTTTTCTACCGAAATGTTTTAAGAGGCGAGAAATTTAGTAACAGTTTAGAAATTGTTCGCGATACAACGCAAGGTATTCGTAAGGTATCGCAAAACCCAGCAGGAATTTACTACGGCTCAGCTTCAGAAATTGTCAATCAATGCCGTGTAAAAACTGTCAAGTTAGGAAATACAAAAGATAATATGGTTGCTCCTTATAAACAACCATTAATTCTTCCTCCTGACTGCGAGCAAAAACCAAACCAAGTAGACATTGATAAATTATCTAGCAACGATGAATATCCGATTACCAGAAGATTATATGTAATTTATAAGCATAGTAGTATTAATCCCGATCCCGATTTGACCGAAGATTTTAAGATAGTCAAAGCTGCAAAAGCTGTTGAGGCTTACACAAAGTTACTAAAAACAGATGAAGGAAAACAGCTGATAAAAGAAGCTGGTTTTCTTCCGGTTAATTGA
- a CDS encoding DUF1824 family protein has protein sequence MTSKPQTQLTVEEAKKILSKYDFVDIAAQLKPSQKNSVRRALTLLASLCDYQILGISADTTEEGIKAMESYSRALGYEPPSNLPKIEGPVYIKLNGKNGLCYIDSYLGHHRGVLVSCQSCSEGGMNHMYGHLPLDLFD, from the coding sequence ATGACAAGCAAACCCCAAACCCAGCTTACGGTTGAAGAAGCTAAGAAAATATTGAGTAAATATGACTTCGTTGATATTGCAGCCCAACTGAAGCCATCACAGAAAAATTCAGTCCGTCGGGCTTTGACTTTGCTTGCTAGTCTATGTGATTACCAAATTCTGGGTATTTCTGCTGATACCACTGAAGAAGGAATAAAAGCAATGGAAAGTTATTCGAGGGCATTAGGCTACGAGCCTCCGAGTAATTTACCTAAAATTGAAGGTCCAGTTTACATTAAACTGAACGGTAAAAATGGTTTGTGCTACATAGATTCCTATTTGGGACATCATCGTGGGGTTTTAGTTTCTTGTCAGTCATGTTCCGAAGGTGGAATGAATCATATGTACGGGCATTTACCCTTAGATTTATTCGATTAG